A genome region from Vicia villosa cultivar HV-30 ecotype Madison, WI unplaced genomic scaffold, Vvil1.0 ctg.000011F_1_1, whole genome shotgun sequence includes the following:
- the LOC131621877 gene encoding protein NLP9-like, with the protein MEYPFYPKGRGFGYWQSPGTELEGLTSLDGGIGNLSSEDMPSSFSELMNFDNYAGLYSGPSMTDQIMANEIPSLASVLYQSPDGFNPVEQNCGQFYMTGVSGNYNNSDGSPVFAERVVRQKMDTLRGFLDNNNNDANNLSSKQKIDDSMQHVNTLSLDEKMLKALSFFKESAGGGILAQVWVPIKHDGQIFLSTTEQPYLLDQMLAGYREVSRTFIFSTEGKPGCLPGLPGRVFISKVPEWTSNVGYYNPSEYLRVEQARSHDVRGSIAFPIFDLQSGLPCCAVLELVTTKEKLDFDRELEIICRSLQLVNLRTTMPIRLLPECLSTNKRAALTEIIDVLRSVCHAHRLPMALTWIPCFHTDGTREETTGIQIKEGNSSSKEKSILCIEESACYITDRVMEGFVRACIEHPLEEGKGVAGKALQSHHPYFYSDVKTYDISEYPLVHHARKFNLNAAVAIRLRSIYTNDDDYILEFFLPINMKGSSEQQLLLDNLSGTMQRICKSLRTVSGAELSGIECKHAGFGKKNVPGFSPSSMRNSQMPLINENHSSVQKLSSESSDLRNNGKEPSCNQEKNGSRKRSEKSRSTSEKKVSLSVLQQYFSGSLKDAAKSIGVCPTTLKRICRHHGISRWPSRKINKVNRSLKKIQTVLDSVQGVEGGLKFDPSMGAFVAGGTTIQEIDESKNLLFPEKSTTQDSEPISEDAASVPPAPCSESENSANKLDRKLKGTNASMIDCSEDSKSFAMHDFPEQACFSSVLAKGNDAIGQRSSFVADDMDSDADGDDEVVERNHPTSSSLTDSSSGSGSVMHESSSSYQNFENQKKSKAKSTIVDSGTKITVKATYGEDTIRFKFDPSTGCFKLYEEVATRFKLQYGTFQLKYLDDEEEWVMLVNDSDLQECLEILNDMGTRNARFLVRDMPCVLGSSGSNSCYLGGSS; encoded by the exons ATGGAGTACCCTTTTTATCCGAAGGGGAGAGGATTTGGGTATTGGCAGTCTCCGGGAACTGAGTTGGAAGGTTTAACATCATTAGATGGTGGAATCGGTAATTTGTCGTCAGAGGATATGCCTAGCAGTTTCTCCGAGCTCATGAACTTTGATAATTATGCTGGTTTGTATTCTGGTCCGTCCATGACTGATCAGATTATGGCTAATGAGATTCCGTCTCTTGCCTCGGTATTATATCAATCTCCGGATGGATTCAATCCAGTTGAACAGAACTGCGGGCAATTCTATATGACAGGAGTTAGTGGAAATTACAATAATTCGGATGGCTCGCCTGTTTTTGCGGAGAGAGTTGTGCGTCAGAAAATGGACACCCTACGTGGTTTCttagacaacaacaacaatgatgcaAATAACTTGAGTTCTAAGCAAAAAATCGATGATTCTATGCAGCATGTTAATACTTTGTCACTTGATGAAAAGATGCTGAAAGCCTTGTCGTTTTTTAAAGAATCAGCTGGTGGGGGAATATTGGCACAAGTTTGGGTACCGATAAAGCATGATGGTCAAATCTTTTTAAGCACGACTGAGCAACCTTATTTACTAGATCAAATGCTGGCAGGGTATCGAGAAGTGTCGAGGACATTTATATTTTCCACAGAAGGAAAACCAGGCTGTTTACCGGGACTTCCCGGTCGTGTTTTTATCTCTAAAGTTCCTGAATGGACTTCCAATGTTGGTTATTACAATCCAAGTGAGTACTTGAGGGTTGAGCAGGCAAGAAGTCACGATGTTCGTGGATCAATTGCTTTTCCCATATTTGATCTGCAATCTGGACTGCCATGTTGTGCTGTTTTGGAACTTGTCACTACGAAGGAAAAGCTTGATTTTGACAGAGAATTGGAAATTATTTGTCGTTCACTTCAG CTTGTAAATTTAAGGACTACTATGCCTATTCGTCTGCTTCCCGAG TGTCTTTCGACCAATAAAAGAGCTGCTCTAACAGAGATAATTGATGTGTTACGATCTGTGTGTCATGCACATAGATTGCCAATGGCACTAACATGGATTCCCTGTTTTCACACTGATGGCACAAGAGAAGAAACTACTGGAATACAAATTAAAGAGGGTAATTCAAGTTCTAAAGAGAAAAGCATACTGTGTATCGAAGAGTCAGCTTGCTATATAACTGATAGAGTGATGGAAGGATTTGTGCGTGCATGCATTGAACATCCTCTCGAGGAAGGGAAAGGTGTAGCTGGGAAAGCTCTTCAATCACATCACCCTTACTTCTATTCTGACGTGAAAACATATGATATTAGTGAGTATCCGCTTGTTCATCATGCACGTAAGTTCAATTTGAATGCTGCAGTTGCAATCAGGCTAAGGAGTATTTATACTAATGATGATGATTACATATTGGAATTCTTTCTGCCTATCAATATGAAAGGGAGTTCAGAACAGCAACTTTTATTAGACAACCTCTCGGGTACCATGCAGAGAATTTGTAAGAGTTTGAGGACAGTTTCAGGTGCTGAACTATCAGGAATAGAATGTAAACATGCgggatttggaaaaaaaaatgtCCCGGGTTTTTCCCCCTCGTCCATGAGAAATTCTCAGATGCCATTAATAAATGAAAACCATAGCTCTGTCCAGAAGCTGTCATCGGAGTCTTCAGACCTGAGGAACAATGGAAAAGAGCCTTCTTGTAACCAG GAAAAAAATGGATCGAGAAAGCGAAGTGAGAAAAGTAGAAGCACATCAGAGAAGAAAGTTAGCTTGAGTGTTCTCCAACAATACTTTTCTGGTAGTCTGAAGGATGCTGCAAAAAGCATTGGTG TTTGCCCGACAACTCTGAAAAGGATATGCAGGCATCACGGAATTTCAAGATGGCCATCCCGCAAGATTAATAAAGTGAACCGTTCTTTGAAGAAAATTCAGACTGTGCTTGACTCTGTTCAGGGAGTTGAAGGCGGGTTGAAGTTTGATCCTTCCATGGGGGCATTTGTGGCAGGAGGGACAACCATCCAAGAAATTGATGAAAGTAAAAATCTCCTTTTCCCGGAGAAAAGTACTACACAAGACTCTGAGCCTATTTCAGAAGATGCTGCCTCGGTGCCTCCTGCACCTTGTAGTGAAAGTGAGAATTCGGCAAATAAGTTGGATAGAAAATTGAAGGGAACCAACGCATCTATGATTGATTGCAGTGAAGATTCAAAATCATTTGCAATGCATGATTTTCCTGAACAAGCTTGTTTTAGTTCTGTTCTTGCAAAAGGCAATGATGCTATTGGCCAGAGAAGCTCCTTTGTTGCTGATGACATGGACAGTGACGCGGATGGGGATGATGAGGTTGTTGAACGCAACCATCCTACTTCTTCAAGCTTGACAGATTCATCTAGTGGCTCGGGTTCAGTCATGCATGAGAGTTCATCTAGTTACCAGAACTTTGAGAACCAGAAGAAGTCCAAAGCCAAATCAACCATCGTTGATAGTGGGACAAAAATCACCGTGAAAGCTACATACGGAGAAGACACCATTCGTTTCAAATTTGATCCATCCACAGGTTGTTTTAAACTATACGAAGAAGTTGCAACAAGATTCAAACTGCAATACGGGACATTCCAGCTCAAATATctagatgatgaagaagaatgggtGATGTTAGTGAACGACTCGGATTTACAAGAGTGTTTAGAAATATTGAATGATATGGGGACACGGAATGCAAGGTTTCTTGTTCGTGATATGCCTTGTGTTTTAGGCAGCTCCGGCAGTAACAGTTGCTACTTGGGAGGCAGCTCATAG
- the LOC131621878 gene encoding peroxisomal membrane protein 13-like, which produces MASNSQPSGSNPPPKPWERAGSSSGPGAPFKPPSGGSTSDVVEASGTAKPGEIVTSTDRNAAVNRSTLARPVPTRPWEQNYGNTTYGGGALGGAIGGGYGSTMNYNSGYGSGGMYGSSYGGGLGGVGGMYGGGMYGNSMYRGGGYGGGLYGSSGMYGGGGMYNSGLGGQMGGYGMGVGPYGDQDPNNPYNEPPSPPGFWISMLRVMQGVVNFFGRISILIDQNTQAFHLFMTAMLQLFDRSGMLYGELARFVLRLLGVKTKPKKINPQGPNGHPFHGQQHPSGNMNYIEGAKTAPSGSWDNVWGNDTSE; this is translated from the exons ATGGCTTCCAATTCTCAACCATCAG GAAGTAATCCCCCACCGAAACCGTGGGAACGGGCGGGTTCTTCATCGGGTCCCGGGGCGCCTTTCAAACCGCCATCAGGTGGAAGCACAAGTGATGTTGTTGAGGCTTCCGGGACTGCGAAACCCGGGGAGATTGTTACTAGTACTGACAGGAATGCAGCTGTCAACAGAAGTACTCTCGCCCGACCTGTTCCCACGAGGCCGTGGGAGCAGAATTATGGAAATACAACCTACGGAGGCGGTGCGTTAGGTGGCGCGATAGGTGGCG GATATGGGTCTACAATGAATTATAATTCTGGATATGGGTCTGGAGGAATGTATGGATCTTCTTATGGTGGTGGGTTAGGAGGAGTTGGAGGAATGTATGGTGGTGGAATGTATGGGAATAGTATGTACAGAGGAGGAGGATATGGCGGAGGACTTTACGGGTCATCTGGGATGTATGGAGGAGGTGGAATGTATAACAGTGGCCTTGGGGGTCAAATGGGTGGTTATGGTATGGGAGTTGGTCCTTATGGTGATCAAGATCCCAATAATCCGTATAATGAACCTCCATCTCCGCCTGGATTTTGGATTTCTATGCTGCGTGTG ATGCAAGGTGTGGTTAATTTTTTTGGCCGGATATCAATACTCATAGACCAGAACACGCAGGCTTTCCATTTGTTCATGACCGCAATGCTCCAG CTGTTTGATCGCTCTGGCATGTTGTATGGAGAGCTAGCGAGGTTTGTGTTGCGATTGCTCGGGGTCAAAACTAAGCCCAAGAAGATTAACCCGCAAGGTCCAAATGGACATCCATTTCACGGACAACAACATCCTTCTGGAAACATGAACTACATTGAGGGAGCAAAGACTGCTCCAAGTGGTTCTTGGGACAATGTCTGGGGAAATGACACCAGTGAATGA